One window of Candidatus Rokuibacteriota bacterium genomic DNA carries:
- the rpsD gene encoding 30S ribosomal protein S4, which translates to MARYRDAACRHCRREGIKLFLKGARCFTEKCAIERRNYPPGQHGLNRGKLTPFGVRLREKQKAKQIYGILETQFRKYFAWAEREKGITGENLLKFLERRLDNVVFRLGFAASRREARQMVAHGHFRVNGRKVMIPSYLVKVGDVVQLKPTSKLAARVTDNLNAGRGQIPPWLEAVSAETKGIVRGLPLREDIQIPVEEQLIVELYSK; encoded by the coding sequence TTGGCGAGATATAGAGACGCGGCCTGCCGGCACTGCCGGCGAGAGGGAATCAAGCTCTTCCTCAAGGGAGCCCGCTGCTTCACCGAGAAGTGCGCGATCGAGCGGCGGAATTACCCGCCGGGACAGCACGGCCTGAACCGCGGCAAGCTGACCCCCTTCGGGGTGCGGCTCCGCGAGAAGCAGAAGGCGAAACAGATCTACGGGATCCTGGAAACGCAATTCAGGAAGTACTTCGCGTGGGCGGAGCGCGAGAAGGGGATCACCGGTGAGAACCTCCTGAAGTTCCTCGAGCGCCGCCTGGACAACGTCGTGTTCCGCCTCGGCTTCGCCGCCTCCCGCCGCGAGGCCCGCCAGATGGTCGCGCACGGGCACTTCCGGGTGAACGGCCGCAAGGTGATGATCCCCTCCTACCTCGTGAAGGTCGGCGACGTGGTCCAGCTCAAGCCAACCTCCAAGCTGGCCGCGCGCGTCACCGACAACCTCAACGCAGGGCGGGGGCAGATTCCCCCGTGGCTCGAGGCGGTCTCGGCGGAGACGAAGGGGATCGTGCGGGGGCTCCCGCTCCGCGAGGACATTCAGATCCCGGTGGAGGAGCAGCTCATCGTCGAGCTCTACTCGAAGTGA
- a CDS encoding DNA-directed RNA polymerase subunit alpha — MPRIPFQKPKTIEWEILTSQYGRLVAEPFEKGYALTVGNSLRRTLLAIIPGAAIVWVRVGGMKDQLAHSPGVKEDMTDILLNVRKLAVHVPGGEPLTARLDIKGPKEVTGADFADPRVTVLNPELHLASVEKGGHLSMEVGIHIGRGYVAADRHSEGVVPPGALPLDASYCPIQRVAYNVEMSRLGKVTDYEKLVLEIWTNGAVTPDEALNQSATQLQEHFALLAPEVSPAEEVAEEGVDFLQEALAKSLEELTLPTRAVNALKNANILTVADLVQKTEAEIEKVKNLGEKSLEEIKSVLAGLGLSLGMRIDPAVLAAAGRGGVR; from the coding sequence ATGCCGAGGATTCCGTTTCAGAAGCCGAAGACGATCGAGTGGGAAATTCTCACCAGCCAGTACGGGCGCCTCGTGGCAGAGCCCTTCGAAAAGGGGTACGCGCTCACCGTCGGGAACTCGCTCCGGCGCACTCTGCTCGCCATCATCCCCGGGGCGGCCATCGTCTGGGTGAGGGTCGGGGGGATGAAGGACCAGCTCGCCCACAGCCCAGGGGTCAAGGAGGACATGACCGACATCCTCCTGAACGTGCGGAAGCTGGCCGTGCACGTGCCCGGCGGCGAACCGCTGACAGCCAGGCTGGACATCAAAGGACCCAAAGAGGTTACCGGGGCCGATTTCGCCGACCCCAGGGTCACTGTTCTCAATCCTGAGCTTCACCTGGCGTCGGTGGAAAAGGGCGGCCACCTCAGCATGGAGGTGGGGATCCACATCGGGCGGGGGTACGTGGCCGCCGACAGGCATTCCGAGGGAGTCGTGCCGCCGGGCGCGCTGCCCCTCGACGCGAGTTACTGCCCCATTCAGCGAGTGGCGTACAACGTGGAGATGTCGCGGCTCGGCAAGGTGACCGACTACGAGAAGCTCGTGCTCGAGATCTGGACGAACGGTGCGGTCACGCCCGACGAGGCCCTGAACCAGTCCGCCACCCAGCTGCAAGAGCACTTCGCGCTCCTGGCGCCGGAGGTGTCGCCCGCCGAGGAGGTGGCGGAGGAAGGCGTGGACTTCCTGCAGGAAGCGCTCGCCAAGAGCCTGGAGGAGTTGACGCTCCCGACTCGGGCCGTCAACGCGCTGAAGAACGCCAACATCCTCACGGTGGCGGATCTCGTGCAGAAGACCGAGGCCGAGATCGAGAAGGTGAAGAACCTCGGCGAAAAGTCGCTCGAGGAGATCAAGAGCGTGCTGGCGGGCCTGGGGTTATCGCTGGGGATGCGGATCGATCCGGCGGTGCTGGCCGCTGCCGGGCGTGGAGGTGTCCGGTGA
- the rplQ gene encoding 50S ribosomal protein L17, whose protein sequence is MRHGRAGKKLGRVTAHRWALFRNLLTALFRHERITTTEAKAKAVRGLADGMITLAKRESLHARRQALRLVPDETVVKKLFDTVAARYAERHGGYTRIVKAGHRAGDNAPMVLLELVDRPPDKKDKEKTKAAEAAKGRRGKKQKAAAAAGS, encoded by the coding sequence GTGAGGCACGGCAGGGCGGGCAAGAAGCTGGGACGCGTGACCGCCCATCGCTGGGCCCTGTTCCGGAACCTCCTGACCGCCCTGTTCCGCCACGAGCGGATCACGACCACCGAGGCCAAGGCCAAAGCGGTCCGGGGCCTGGCCGATGGGATGATCACGCTGGCCAAGCGGGAGAGCCTCCACGCCCGCCGTCAGGCGCTGCGCCTGGTGCCGGACGAGACCGTGGTGAAGAAGCTGTTCGACACGGTGGCGGCCCGCTACGCCGAGCGTCACGGCGGCTACACGCGGATCGTGAAAGCGGGGCACCGGGCGGGGGACAACGCCCCGATGGTGCTGCTGGAGCTCGTGGACCGCCCTCCGGACAAGAAGGACAAGGAGAAGACGAAAGCCGCCGAGGCCGCGAAGGGGCGCAGAGGCAAGAAGCAGAAGGCCGCGGCGGCAGCAGGCTCGTAG
- a CDS encoding class I SAM-dependent methyltransferase, producing the protein MVAQPLARGAHLVGSVPLASAEVVFRTVAAEIGDRLRRIPDGETGPRSDWIVWQLPVFTSQPELEVVPPGANSWRPLPRVRLAEGARPESVTFTALGYAEAAIASYRVFARLKRDGLVPVACRFQVCLPTPLAPISAFVVPEHQGLLEQAYEDQLLGELRVILQGVPHDQLAIQWDTNFEFGMLEGVFPVWFDDAKGGILERLLRLSRQVPPDVELGYHFCYGDVQHRHFKEPADAGKLVDVASALTASLGRPLNWIHLPVPRARVDDAYYAPLEALRLRPETELYLGLVHHTDGVEGTARRMEVARRFVSGFGIATECGWGRRAPATIPELLRIHRELSGPIQQRGGPRRRFQWPPGFARVPDEDWTRQPVDTFGLQYDTVENHGWYQNLDPTVEDLARHLAEGEGLIDYSGGTGILLDRLKLRIFDRQVGMLIVDSSPKFLRVALDKFADDERVAFRLLRWLKEEKRLELLEEVLGPELLARRVDAIASTNAIHLYLDLPETLASWARVLRAGGRVFVQSGNIRNPEARPSDWILDETVWAIHEVATGLVRNDPRYAAYRPLLDDETRMQAHLAHRDRVFLPVRPLDYYLRCLEGAGFRVEEVTARTIEARVDDWFEFLSAYHEAVLGWVGGSVKVDGKAPGQDAVRDRLALIRHAMDTLFGGRQAFRCCWTYINCVRP; encoded by the coding sequence ATGGTGGCTCAGCCGCTGGCTCGCGGTGCCCACCTGGTCGGCAGCGTGCCGCTGGCCAGCGCGGAGGTCGTCTTTCGCACTGTCGCCGCCGAGATCGGCGACCGGCTCCGGCGCATCCCCGACGGCGAGACCGGCCCGCGTTCCGACTGGATCGTGTGGCAGCTCCCCGTCTTCACGTCCCAGCCCGAGCTCGAGGTCGTGCCGCCCGGAGCAAACAGCTGGCGCCCGTTGCCGCGCGTCCGCCTCGCCGAGGGCGCGCGTCCGGAAAGCGTCACCTTCACGGCCCTGGGGTACGCCGAGGCGGCCATCGCCTCCTACCGCGTCTTCGCCCGGCTGAAGCGCGACGGGCTGGTGCCGGTCGCGTGCCGCTTCCAGGTGTGCCTGCCCACGCCGCTGGCCCCGATCAGCGCCTTCGTGGTGCCCGAACACCAGGGGCTCCTGGAGCAGGCCTACGAAGACCAGTTGCTCGGCGAGCTGCGCGTCATCCTCCAGGGCGTGCCGCACGACCAGCTGGCGATCCAGTGGGACACCAACTTCGAGTTCGGGATGCTGGAAGGCGTCTTCCCGGTCTGGTTCGACGACGCCAAGGGCGGCATCCTGGAGCGCCTGCTGCGGCTGTCCCGCCAGGTGCCGCCTGACGTCGAGCTGGGCTACCACTTCTGCTACGGCGACGTCCAGCACCGGCACTTCAAGGAGCCGGCCGACGCCGGCAAGCTGGTCGACGTCGCCAGCGCGCTGACGGCAAGCCTCGGCCGCCCCCTCAACTGGATCCACCTCCCGGTCCCGCGCGCCCGCGTGGACGACGCCTACTACGCGCCGCTGGAAGCCCTACGCCTGCGCCCCGAGACCGAGCTCTACCTGGGCCTCGTCCACCACACCGACGGCGTCGAGGGCACGGCCCGCCGCATGGAGGTCGCGCGCCGCTTCGTCTCCGGCTTCGGCATCGCCACCGAGTGCGGCTGGGGCCGGCGCGCTCCGGCCACCATCCCCGAGCTGCTGCGCATCCATCGCGAGCTGAGCGGACCGATCCAGCAGCGCGGCGGGCCACGGCGCCGCTTCCAGTGGCCACCCGGCTTCGCGCGCGTCCCGGACGAGGACTGGACGCGTCAGCCGGTGGACACCTTCGGGCTCCAGTACGACACCGTCGAGAACCACGGCTGGTATCAGAACCTCGACCCGACGGTGGAGGACCTGGCCCGGCACCTGGCGGAAGGCGAGGGCCTGATCGACTACTCGGGTGGCACCGGGATCCTCCTCGACCGGCTCAAGCTACGGATCTTCGACCGCCAGGTGGGGATGCTGATCGTCGACAGCTCGCCCAAGTTCCTCCGCGTTGCGCTGGACAAGTTCGCCGATGACGAGCGCGTCGCGTTCCGCCTGCTACGCTGGCTCAAGGAGGAGAAGCGGCTCGAGCTCCTCGAGGAAGTGCTCGGCCCCGAGCTGCTGGCGCGTCGGGTCGACGCCATCGCCTCCACCAACGCGATCCACCTCTACCTGGACCTCCCCGAGACGCTCGCCTCCTGGGCCCGGGTGCTGCGGGCGGGAGGGCGGGTCTTCGTGCAGTCGGGCAACATCCGCAACCCGGAGGCCCGCCCGAGCGACTGGATCCTGGACGAGACCGTGTGGGCGATCCACGAGGTCGCCACCGGACTGGTCCGCAACGACCCTCGCTACGCCGCCTACCGGCCACTGCTGGACGACGAGACCCGGATGCAAGCGCACCTGGCCCACCGCGACCGGGTCTTCCTCCCGGTGCGGCCGCTCGACTACTACCTGCGCTGCCTCGAGGGCGCCGGATTCCGCGTCGAGGAGGTGACCGCCCGCACTATCGAGGCCCGGGTCGACGACTGGTTCGAGTTCCTGAGCGCCTATCACGAGGCGGTGTTGGGCTGGGTGGGCGGCTCGGTCAAGGTCGACGGCAAGGCCCCCGGCCAGGACGCCGTGCGCGACCGGCTGGCGCTGATCCGCCACGCCATGGACACGCTCTTCGGCGGCCGGCAGGCGTTCCGGTGCTGCTGGACCTACATCAACTGCGTCAGGCCGTGA
- a CDS encoding dienelactone hydrolase family protein codes for MGSTIQYQRNGQKVSAYLSTPPGAGPFPAVIVIQEWWGLNAHIREVADRYAKEGYVALAPDLYHGKVTDDPNEAGKLMGALNRDEAIKDLIGGIQHLKGQKNVRTDRIGVTGFCMGGSFALLLPCKTKEVKAAAPYYGEVPDAATLQALACPVLYIYGDADFWITRDDVRRLEEALKKYNKPGEVKIYPGAPHAFFNDSRKDVYRATEAQDAWRRTLDFFAKHLKG; via the coding sequence ATGGGCAGCACGATCCAGTACCAGCGCAACGGTCAGAAAGTCAGTGCTTACCTGAGCACGCCTCCGGGCGCCGGGCCGTTCCCCGCCGTGATCGTCATCCAGGAGTGGTGGGGCCTCAACGCCCACATCCGGGAGGTCGCGGACCGGTACGCCAAAGAGGGCTACGTGGCGCTCGCCCCCGACCTCTACCACGGCAAGGTGACTGACGACCCCAACGAGGCGGGCAAGCTCATGGGCGCCCTCAACCGCGACGAGGCGATCAAGGACCTGATCGGCGGGATCCAGCACCTCAAGGGCCAGAAGAATGTTCGGACGGACCGGATCGGGGTCACGGGCTTCTGCATGGGAGGCTCCTTCGCGCTGCTCCTGCCGTGCAAGACGAAGGAGGTCAAGGCGGCGGCGCCGTACTACGGGGAGGTCCCCGACGCGGCCACGCTCCAGGCCCTCGCCTGCCCGGTGCTCTACATCTACGGGGACGCCGACTTCTGGATCACGCGGGACGACGTGCGCCGGCTGGAGGAGGCGCTCAAGAAGTACAACAAGCCCGGCGAGGTGAAGATCTACCCGGGCGCGCCCCACGCCTTCTTCAACGACTCGCGCAAGGACGTCTATCGCGCAACCGAAGCCCAGGATGCCTGGCGCCGCACTCTAGACTTCTTCGCCAAGCATCTGAAAGGCTGA
- a CDS encoding HlyC/CorC family transporter — translation MISFWVILGCLMATAFFSAAEMAFVAANRARLRHLAEEGHTVAARYLEAFSRPEQLLSAAKMGVPITHIIAASVATWALLPLLGPAAALVATLVLTPTMLVLGEVIPKAIAQQWATALILRLFRPLSWAAWLLTPLTWTASKIVEGILRLLGRPRAHTRHFVSREGLKLVLQMEPEESDVTTQEAEMIDKIFELGETRVREVMVPLMDMAALPETATPDEALALIQERGFSRLPVFRDRELNVVGVVTAMDLLRRGAAGQTLKALMRPATYVPETKRIDDLLREMQKARIQLAVVVDEYGGAVGIVTLEDILEEIVGEIQDEHDRVPETIERLPDGSYRVAGRVQIDELNETLEWDLPKADYETLAGLILATLHRIPRVGEQFRIGRYHVTVLDADERRVIAVKIAAARTELAHPQRKEAP, via the coding sequence ATGATCTCCTTCTGGGTCATCCTGGGCTGCCTCATGGCGACCGCCTTCTTTTCCGCGGCGGAGATGGCATTCGTGGCCGCGAATCGGGCCAGGCTGCGCCACCTGGCCGAAGAGGGCCACACCGTGGCGGCACGCTACCTGGAGGCCTTCTCCCGCCCGGAACAGCTTCTCTCCGCGGCCAAGATGGGGGTCCCCATCACCCACATCATCGCCGCCTCGGTCGCCACCTGGGCGCTCCTCCCCCTGCTGGGACCGGCCGCCGCCCTCGTCGCGACCCTGGTCCTGACCCCGACGATGCTCGTGCTTGGAGAGGTCATCCCCAAGGCGATCGCCCAGCAGTGGGCGACCGCACTCATCCTCCGACTCTTCCGCCCGCTCAGCTGGGCGGCCTGGCTCCTGACGCCCCTGACATGGACGGCGAGCAAGATCGTCGAGGGCATCCTGCGGCTCCTCGGCCGGCCCCGGGCGCACACGCGGCACTTCGTGTCCCGGGAGGGGCTCAAGCTCGTGCTCCAGATGGAGCCTGAGGAATCGGACGTGACCACCCAGGAAGCGGAAATGATCGACAAGATTTTCGAGTTGGGGGAGACCAGGGTGCGCGAAGTGATGGTGCCGCTCATGGACATGGCGGCGCTTCCCGAGACCGCCACGCCGGACGAGGCGCTCGCGCTGATCCAGGAGCGGGGCTTCTCCCGCCTGCCGGTCTTCAGGGACCGCGAGCTCAACGTGGTGGGGGTCGTGACCGCCATGGATCTCCTGAGGCGTGGCGCCGCCGGGCAGACCCTGAAGGCGCTGATGCGCCCGGCGACCTACGTCCCTGAGACCAAGCGCATCGACGACCTCCTGCGCGAGATGCAGAAGGCGCGGATTCAGCTGGCGGTGGTGGTGGACGAGTACGGCGGCGCGGTGGGCATCGTCACGCTTGAGGATATCCTGGAGGAGATCGTCGGCGAGATCCAGGACGAGCACGACCGGGTGCCGGAGACCATCGAGCGCCTGCCCGACGGCAGCTACCGGGTTGCCGGGCGCGTCCAGATCGACGAGCTGAACGAGACCCTGGAGTGGGACCTGCCCAAGGCCGACTACGAAACGTTGGCCGGGCTCATCCTGGCCACGCTCCACCGAATCCCGCGGGTCGGCGAGCAGTTCAGGATCGGCCGCTACCACGTGACGGTGCTGGACGCCGACGAGCGCCGGGTCATCGCCGTCAAGATCGCTGCCGCGCGCACCGAACTCGCACACCCCCAGCGAAAGGAGGCACCCTGA
- a CDS encoding HlyC/CorC family transporter — MTAMEAWVGWGLLGLILLLGCSALLNGAEAAFFSLGRLRLRRLADTEDTLKAATPLIARPHDLLVTLLVGITLIDIGASAIAASVAEQLLGRWGLSVAIGAMIFFTTVFTEVLPMSLALERAERFAVWVSRPVSWLSVLLAPARSLLVGLTAVTLKALGSPEQREPLITEEELRTLVDVGAREGVVERTEREMIHKVFELEDTLVREVMVPRPDMFCLDISTPPARVLEALREQLHSRVPVYEGSVDRIVGILYTKELLPYVRSGAPDLDLRAHLHPPYFVPESKRVHALLKEFQAKKLHIAIVVDEYGGTAGLVALEDLLEELVGEISDEFDVEERLIQPIDARTYRVSGKLPIDELNAATGLVLSSEAYDTVGGWVLDLFGRIPHRSERIETPEVTVVVEKVQRTRIVEVLVTLRTGAPDKAAA; from the coding sequence GTGACAGCGATGGAGGCCTGGGTCGGCTGGGGGCTTCTCGGTCTGATACTGCTCCTGGGTTGCTCGGCTCTCCTCAACGGCGCCGAGGCCGCATTCTTCTCGCTGGGACGCCTGCGGCTCCGGCGCCTGGCCGACACCGAGGACACTCTGAAAGCGGCGACACCGTTGATCGCGCGCCCCCACGATCTCCTCGTTACCCTCCTGGTCGGGATCACCCTGATCGACATCGGCGCCTCCGCCATCGCCGCCTCCGTGGCGGAGCAGCTCCTGGGCCGCTGGGGCCTATCCGTGGCCATCGGCGCGATGATCTTCTTTACCACGGTCTTCACCGAGGTGCTGCCGATGTCGCTGGCCCTGGAGCGCGCCGAGCGGTTCGCCGTCTGGGTGAGCCGTCCCGTGTCCTGGCTCTCCGTCCTGCTGGCGCCGGCGCGCAGCCTGCTCGTTGGCCTGACCGCCGTCACGCTCAAGGCCCTCGGCTCGCCGGAGCAGCGCGAGCCCCTCATCACCGAGGAGGAGCTCCGCACGCTGGTGGATGTGGGCGCCCGCGAGGGCGTGGTCGAACGCACCGAGCGCGAGATGATTCACAAGGTGTTTGAGCTGGAGGACACCCTGGTCCGCGAGGTCATGGTGCCGCGGCCCGACATGTTCTGCCTCGACATCTCCACGCCCCCCGCCCGGGTCCTCGAGGCGCTCCGGGAGCAACTCCACTCGCGCGTGCCGGTCTACGAGGGGAGCGTTGACCGGATCGTCGGGATCCTCTACACGAAGGAGCTCCTCCCCTACGTGCGGAGCGGCGCGCCAGACCTCGATCTCAGGGCCCACCTCCACCCGCCCTACTTCGTCCCCGAGTCCAAGCGCGTGCACGCCCTCCTCAAGGAGTTCCAGGCGAAGAAGCTCCACATAGCGATCGTCGTGGACGAGTACGGCGGCACGGCGGGGCTGGTCGCGCTGGAGGATCTCCTCGAGGAGCTGGTCGGCGAAATTTCCGACGAGTTCGATGTCGAGGAGCGGCTCATCCAGCCGATCGACGCGCGGACCTATCGGGTGTCCGGGAAACTCCCGATCGACGAGCTGAATGCCGCGACCGGGCTCGTGCTGTCGAGCGAGGCCTACGACACTGTCGGCGGGTGGGTGCTCGACCTCTTCGGCCGAATCCCTCACCGCAGCGAGCGGATCGAGACCCCGGAGGTGACGGTGGTGGTGGAGAAGGTGCAGCGCACCCGGATCGTCGAGGTGCTCGTCACGCTCAGGACGGGCGCACCCGACAAGGCGGCGGCATGA
- the thiL gene encoding thiamine-phosphate kinase — protein sequence MRVSELGERGLILRIRRAVGSGAPGVAVGIGDDSAVLEPSRGTRLLATTDLLLEDIHFRRRYAEPADIGWKALAVNLSDIAAIGGTPRFALVALACPAGTEVDDIDAFYEGMRLAAAPHGVVIVGGDTSASPDRWIVNVTLLGELEGAPKLRSGARPGDLLAVTGALGESATGLALLEATTAGAAAPALDRVEQPLRDKVSQAHLRPVARVAEGRWLGASPAVNALIDLSDGLAADLGHLTSESSAGARVYLEKLPISEAVWSVAAALARDPFELAVAGGEDYELLLAADPSAFPALAAGLEAATGTPLVAIGEIVEAEAGVAFLNSRGEPVPVGLGFEHFSSARSR from the coding sequence ATGAGAGTCTCCGAGCTCGGGGAACGCGGGTTGATCCTCCGGATCCGACGCGCTGTCGGATCCGGCGCCCCGGGCGTCGCGGTCGGGATCGGAGACGACTCCGCTGTGCTCGAGCCGTCCCGGGGCACGCGACTCCTGGCCACCACCGACCTCCTGCTGGAGGACATCCACTTCCGCCGCCGCTACGCCGAGCCTGCCGACATCGGCTGGAAGGCCCTGGCCGTGAACCTCTCGGACATTGCTGCGATTGGCGGGACCCCGCGGTTTGCGCTGGTCGCCCTGGCCTGCCCCGCCGGCACGGAGGTAGATGATATCGACGCGTTCTATGAAGGAATGCGTCTCGCGGCAGCCCCCCACGGCGTGGTCATCGTGGGTGGCGACACCTCGGCCTCGCCCGACCGGTGGATCGTGAACGTGACGCTCCTCGGGGAGCTGGAGGGAGCACCAAAGCTCCGCTCCGGGGCCCGGCCAGGCGACCTCCTCGCCGTCACGGGAGCGCTGGGCGAGTCCGCCACGGGGCTGGCGCTGCTGGAAGCGACGACCGCCGGAGCCGCGGCACCGGCGCTCGACAGAGTCGAGCAACCCCTCCGGGACAAAGTGAGCCAGGCCCACCTCCGCCCGGTGGCCCGGGTTGCCGAGGGCCGCTGGCTCGGCGCATCCCCTGCCGTCAACGCCCTGATCGACCTCTCGGACGGCCTCGCCGCCGATCTCGGCCACCTCACCTCCGAGAGTAGCGCGGGCGCCCGGGTCTACCTGGAGAAGCTTCCGATCTCGGAGGCGGTCTGGAGCGTGGCGGCCGCGCTCGCACGAGACCCGTTCGAGCTGGCCGTCGCGGGCGGAGAGGACTACGAGCTCCTCCTGGCGGCGGACCCCTCGGCCTTCCCGGCGCTTGCCGCCGGGCTCGAGGCGGCCACGGGAACGCCGCTCGTGGCGATCGGCGAGATCGTGGAGGCGGAGGCCGGCGTGGCATTCCTGAACAGCCGAGGTGAGCCCGTGCCCGTCGGGCTCGGGTTCGAGCACTTCTCCTCCGCGCGGAGCCGGTGA
- a CDS encoding aminodeoxychorismate/anthranilate synthase component II: protein MILVIDNYDSFTYNLVQYLGELGAELRVVRNDAISLDAIAALAPERIVISPGPGTPDDAGVSLELIRSFHATIPILGVCLGHQAIGQAFGGRVSRARRQMHGKISEISHDGKGVFQGLPSPFGATRYHSLAVLDEGFPAALEVSARAEDGEIMGLRHRRYRVEGVQFHPESILTVQGKALLRNFLALGAAGAG from the coding sequence ATGATCCTGGTCATCGACAACTACGACAGCTTCACCTACAACCTGGTGCAGTACCTGGGCGAGCTCGGCGCCGAGCTGCGCGTCGTCCGCAACGACGCCATCTCGCTCGACGCGATCGCCGCGCTCGCCCCCGAGCGCATCGTGATCTCCCCGGGGCCCGGGACGCCCGACGACGCCGGCGTCTCGCTGGAGCTGATCCGCAGCTTCCACGCGACGATTCCGATCCTCGGCGTGTGCCTCGGCCACCAGGCCATCGGCCAGGCGTTCGGCGGGCGCGTGAGCCGGGCCCGGCGGCAGATGCACGGAAAGATCTCGGAGATCAGCCACGACGGAAAGGGGGTGTTCCAGGGGCTCCCCTCGCCGTTCGGGGCGACCCGGTATCACTCTCTGGCGGTGCTCGACGAGGGGTTCCCGGCGGCGCTGGAGGTCTCGGCACGCGCCGAGGACGGGGAGATCATGGGGCTCCGCCATCGCAGGTACCGGGTGGAAGGCGTCCAGTTCCACCCCGAATCCATCCTCACAGTCCAGGGCAAGGCCCTCCTCCGGAACTTCCTCGCGCTCGGTGCCGCCGGAGCGGGATGA
- the trpE gene encoding anthranilate synthase component I, producing the protein MKAAALRVPPLSPPREEFRALAQRGNLIPVFTELPADLDTPLSAFLRLRPGPYAFLLESVEGGEKWARYSFLGSDPLMVLTAKAGRSTLRGPDGKSERLPSGNPLRALRSLMGRFHPVSVPGLPRFQGGAVGYVAYDVVRYLERLPATLPDDLDLPEAVFLLTDSLLVFDNLRHRLLVIANAHVDRTDPASLDRAYDSAAVKIGMLLAKLGRPARTPPPLALPSVEPLVALGEEGFGSSMDQATFMERVRRAKEYIAAGDAYQIVLSRRLDTKVTADPFRIYRALRTINPSPYLFLLRLGKTSIIGSSPEVLVRAEDGTVEERPIAGTRPRGPTEAEDAQIEAEFRADIKERAEHLMLVDLGRNDVGRVSELGSVEVSEFMVVERYSHVMHLVSHVRGRLASERDAFDVLEACFPAGTVTGAPKIRAMEIIEELEPVRRGPYAGAVGYVSYSGTLDSCITIRTIVCRGDRASVQVGAGIVADSDPKAEWLETCSKARGLVLALRFAESSPA; encoded by the coding sequence ATGAAAGCTGCTGCGCTTCGCGTCCCTCCCCTCTCGCCGCCCCGGGAAGAGTTTCGAGCCCTGGCCCAGCGCGGGAACCTGATCCCGGTCTTCACCGAGCTTCCGGCCGATCTGGACACGCCACTCTCCGCCTTCCTCAGGCTCAGGCCCGGGCCCTACGCCTTCCTCCTGGAATCCGTCGAGGGCGGGGAGAAGTGGGCGCGCTACTCGTTCCTGGGTTCGGACCCGCTCATGGTGCTCACGGCCAAGGCCGGCCGGAGCACGCTCAGGGGCCCCGACGGCAAGAGCGAGCGCCTTCCCTCGGGCAACCCCCTCCGGGCGCTCAGGAGCCTGATGGGCCGTTTCCATCCGGTATCCGTCCCCGGGCTGCCCCGCTTTCAGGGCGGGGCGGTCGGCTACGTGGCCTACGACGTGGTGAGGTACCTGGAGCGGTTGCCCGCGACGCTCCCGGACGATCTCGACCTTCCGGAGGCTGTCTTCCTCCTCACCGACAGCCTCCTGGTCTTCGACAACCTTCGCCACCGGCTCCTGGTGATCGCCAACGCTCACGTGGACCGGACCGACCCGGCCTCGCTCGACCGCGCGTACGATTCAGCGGCGGTGAAGATCGGCATGCTCCTGGCCAAGCTGGGCCGCCCCGCGCGCACGCCGCCACCGCTCGCTCTCCCTTCCGTCGAGCCGCTCGTGGCGCTCGGCGAGGAGGGGTTCGGCTCGTCGATGGACCAGGCGACGTTCATGGAACGAGTCAGGCGAGCCAAGGAATACATCGCGGCCGGCGATGCCTATCAGATCGTGCTCTCGCGGCGGCTCGACACGAAGGTGACGGCCGACCCGTTCCGGATCTACCGGGCGCTCCGGACCATCAACCCCTCTCCGTACCTCTTCCTCCTGCGCCTCGGCAAGACGTCCATCATCGGCTCGTCGCCCGAGGTCCTCGTCCGTGCCGAGGACGGAACCGTGGAGGAGCGCCCCATCGCCGGCACCCGCCCGCGCGGCCCGACCGAGGCGGAGGACGCCCAGATCGAAGCCGAGTTCCGGGCCGACATCAAGGAGCGTGCCGAACACCTCATGCTCGTGGATCTCGGCCGCAACGACGTGGGGCGGGTCTCCGAGCTCGGTTCGGTGGAGGTCAGCGAGTTCATGGTCGTCGAGCGCTACTCCCACGTCATGCACCTGGTGAGCCACGTGCGCGGCCGCCTCGCGTCGGAGCGCGACGCCTTCGATGTGCTGGAGGCCTGCTTCCCGGCGGGGACCGTGACGGGCGCCCCCAAGATCCGGGCCATGGAGATCATCGAGGAGCTGGAGCCGGTCCGGCGCGGCCCGTACGCGGGCGCGGTCGGCTACGTCTCCTACTCGGGGACCCTCGACTCGTGCATCACCATCCGCACGATCGTTTGCCGCGGCGACCGTGCCTCGGTCCAAGTCGGGGCGGGGATCGTCGCCGACTCCGACCCGAAAGCCGAGTGGCTCGAGACCTGCTCCAAGGCGCGAGGGCTCGTGCTCGCGCTTCGCTTCGCCGAATCCAGCCCGGCCTGA